A single Paenibacillus kribbensis DNA region contains:
- a CDS encoding DNA-binding protein, translated as MDDLVHSHITDLDTLVNMIKLSFSFADGADMIALCDHLYNHASQKYQELQLYKARKKPVQLIHNKRPLVYYYGYSHLMKGMAFQKQGKYEAARDCIEKYAELGWFNGLDQQGEAEVEYYRHAAKANLYALDILSGHAEVLQEYVQFLRDNPEELLPGLLSIVEGAYRHDYPLETILQSFAEQIDDFKYLEEPVNVSYYFRFCYQLALYYIKQQQVTAALDYILQSLMLSDTLGMEHEHEFRKCTAIFEIFRTQATATQQDQYITILKGVLKDEKIDFTVSVAQSV; from the coding sequence GTGGATGATCTCGTTCACTCCCATATCACAGATCTGGACACACTTGTTAACATGATTAAGCTGTCATTTTCATTTGCAGACGGAGCCGACATGATTGCTTTATGTGATCATCTGTATAACCATGCCAGCCAAAAGTATCAGGAGCTGCAGCTTTATAAAGCGCGCAAGAAGCCTGTACAACTCATACATAACAAACGGCCGCTAGTGTATTACTACGGCTACAGTCATCTTATGAAAGGCATGGCCTTCCAAAAACAGGGCAAATATGAAGCCGCTCGGGATTGTATCGAAAAATACGCGGAATTGGGCTGGTTTAATGGCCTTGATCAGCAGGGGGAAGCAGAGGTCGAATATTATCGTCATGCTGCCAAAGCCAACCTGTACGCCCTTGATATTTTGTCCGGCCATGCTGAAGTGCTGCAGGAATACGTCCAATTCCTTCGGGACAATCCGGAAGAGCTGTTACCGGGGCTTCTTTCCATCGTAGAAGGGGCATACAGGCATGATTACCCTTTAGAGACTATACTTCAATCATTTGCCGAGCAAATTGATGATTTCAAGTATTTAGAAGAGCCTGTGAATGTATCTTACTATTTCCGCTTCTGCTATCAATTGGCTCTCTACTATATCAAGCAGCAACAAGTTACAGCTGCATTGGATTATATTCTGCAATCCCTCATGCTGTCAGATACCCTGGGTATGGAACATGAGCATGAGTTTAGAAAATGTACCGCTATATTCGAGATTTTCCGAACCCAAGCTACAGCAACACAGCAAGACCAATATATAACTATTTTAAAAGGAGTGTTAAAGGATGAAAAAATTGATTTCACGGTCTCTGTCGCTCAGTCTGTTTAG
- a CDS encoding DUF3891 family protein — translation MVIYETDQAYVMTTQHDHAHISGELAAQWEESAFKNRRHKQDFVYAAKEHDRGWIKLDAAPFWNDHVSAPYTFIDFPLSPRFVFYRLGIDEVEQVNSYAALLCSLMYKELVGRSEHENAQDKQLTRAYLEAEEQRRHRLKQELAGGVTFDHQVRTDVRRMLFCDELSLFLCSREPGTPAADYEWFADGLSFPAVRHEGGRVRAEWLSDQTVGLSFFPFKSKVGITHTFKEVAKEQIHTSGLLQAYRSSEWKHRTFTVEHIMEVEKRKENA, via the coding sequence ATGGTTATTTATGAAACGGACCAAGCTTATGTAATGACAACGCAGCATGACCATGCCCACATTTCAGGTGAACTGGCTGCACAATGGGAAGAGAGTGCCTTCAAGAATAGGCGGCATAAGCAGGATTTTGTATATGCAGCCAAGGAGCATGACCGGGGTTGGATTAAGTTGGATGCTGCTCCTTTCTGGAATGATCATGTATCTGCACCTTATACGTTTATTGATTTTCCGCTCAGCCCTCGGTTTGTCTTTTATCGTCTTGGGATTGATGAAGTGGAGCAAGTGAATTCGTATGCCGCGCTGCTGTGCAGCTTGATGTACAAGGAGCTGGTCGGACGGAGCGAGCATGAAAATGCTCAGGACAAGCAGCTTACGCGAGCTTATCTGGAGGCGGAGGAACAGCGGCGACACAGGCTCAAACAGGAGCTGGCGGGTGGCGTCACCTTCGACCATCAGGTGCGTACGGATGTGCGCAGAATGTTGTTCTGCGACGAATTGAGTCTGTTTTTGTGCAGCCGGGAGCCAGGGACGCCTGCGGCAGATTATGAATGGTTTGCTGATGGTTTAAGCTTCCCGGCTGTTCGCCATGAAGGCGGACGGGTTCGGGCCGAATGGTTATCGGATCAGACGGTGGGGCTGTCCTTTTTTCCTTTTAAAAGCAAGGTGGGGATTACACATACCTTTAAGGAGGTGGCCAAAGAGCAAATTCATACCTCAGGGCTTCTGCAAGCCTATCGTTCCTCCGAATGGAAGCATCGAACCTTTACCGTCGAACATATCATGGAAGTAGAAAAACGCAAGGAGAATGCCTGA
- a CDS encoding acetyltransferase, with amino-acid sequence MQNAIIAYREENHDQLVDIWHRAVRRTHTFLEEEDIQFYHHIVRNGALREVEIWMAWNESQGPTGFIGLDGPKIEMLFVDPELHGQGIGSRLIQHAGKIKGTHLKVDVNEQNEKAHAFYKHFGFVQTGRSELDGSGRAFPLLHMEWNQ; translated from the coding sequence GTGCAAAATGCAATTATTGCTTATCGGGAAGAAAATCATGATCAGCTCGTAGATATTTGGCACCGGGCTGTACGCCGGACACACACTTTTTTAGAGGAAGAGGATATCCAATTTTATCATCATATCGTGCGCAATGGCGCCCTTAGAGAAGTCGAAATTTGGATGGCATGGAATGAAAGTCAAGGTCCAACAGGGTTTATCGGGCTGGACGGGCCCAAAATAGAGATGCTATTTGTCGATCCTGAGTTGCATGGGCAGGGCATAGGCAGTCGGCTCATTCAACATGCCGGGAAAATAAAAGGTACACACCTCAAAGTGGACGTGAATGAGCAAAATGAGAAAGCACATGCTTTCTACAAGCATTTTGGCTTTGTCCAAACAGGGCGATCTGAGCTGGATGGATCAGGTCGGGCATTTCCTTTGCTTCATATGGAGTGGAACCAGTAA
- a CDS encoding UxaA family hydrolase: MLEFIQIHDQDNVAVALRDYKRGETLMWGTQKDQRVELVDDVARGHKIALQNIPEGEHVLKYGYPIGHATQPIQAGQHVHTHNTKTNLTGVEEYTYNPKPAPLLYEQESRTFQGFRRKDGRVGIRNELWIVPTVGCVNGIAELILNRFKQEVGDISPFENALVLKHNYGCSQLGDDHAHTRTILMDAVKHANAGGVLVLGLGCENNEMKEFKEAIGEYDPERVKFLLSQEVSDEVEEGVRLLHEIFAAVQEDRREPVPLSELNIGLKCGGSDGLSGITANPLLGRLSDYMAAQGGTTVLTEVPEMFGAETILMERAADEQVFGKIVHLINDFKQYFLDYKQPVYENPSPGNKAGGITTLEDKSLGCTQKSGSSTVTDVIQYGERLKTKGLNLLSAPGNDLVASSALAAAGCQLVIFTTGRGTPFGSFVPTMKVSTNSPLYKSKPHWIDYNAGSLVEDVSMEDALRNFVDYIVDVASGTWVNNEKNNFRELAIFKNGVTL; encoded by the coding sequence ATGCTGGAATTCATTCAAATCCATGATCAAGATAACGTGGCTGTCGCTTTGCGTGATTATAAGCGGGGAGAGACGCTGATGTGGGGAACGCAAAAAGATCAACGCGTGGAACTGGTCGACGATGTGGCGCGCGGGCATAAAATTGCGCTGCAGAACATACCTGAAGGTGAGCACGTCCTGAAATACGGATATCCTATCGGTCATGCTACTCAGCCCATTCAGGCCGGGCAGCATGTGCATACGCATAATACGAAAACAAATCTGACGGGCGTAGAGGAGTACACCTACAATCCTAAGCCAGCGCCCCTTTTATATGAACAGGAGAGCCGGACGTTTCAAGGCTTTCGGCGTAAGGACGGTCGTGTGGGGATTCGCAATGAGTTGTGGATTGTCCCAACAGTCGGTTGTGTAAACGGGATTGCCGAGCTTATTTTGAACCGCTTCAAGCAGGAAGTAGGCGATATTTCGCCTTTTGAAAATGCGCTTGTCCTCAAGCATAACTATGGTTGTTCCCAACTGGGTGACGATCATGCGCATACACGCACGATTTTAATGGATGCCGTAAAGCACGCGAACGCGGGCGGTGTGCTTGTGCTTGGTTTGGGCTGCGAGAACAACGAAATGAAGGAATTTAAGGAAGCTATCGGTGAATATGATCCGGAGCGGGTAAAATTTTTGTTGTCTCAGGAAGTATCGGACGAAGTGGAGGAAGGGGTACGGCTGCTGCATGAAATTTTTGCGGCCGTGCAGGAAGATCGGCGTGAGCCTGTACCTTTATCCGAGCTGAACATTGGCTTGAAATGCGGCGGCTCTGACGGCCTGTCGGGCATTACTGCCAATCCACTGCTCGGACGGCTGTCGGATTATATGGCAGCGCAGGGTGGAACAACGGTGCTGACTGAGGTGCCTGAAATGTTCGGCGCGGAGACCATTTTAATGGAACGTGCTGCCGATGAGCAAGTATTCGGAAAGATCGTACATCTGATTAACGATTTTAAGCAATATTTTCTGGATTACAAGCAGCCGGTATACGAAAATCCGTCACCTGGCAATAAAGCAGGGGGCATCACGACACTGGAGGATAAATCACTGGGCTGTACGCAAAAATCCGGTTCTTCCACGGTTACGGATGTTATTCAGTACGGGGAGCGTCTCAAGACCAAAGGACTCAACCTGCTCAGCGCACCGGGGAACGATCTGGTTGCTTCTTCGGCACTCGCAGCAGCGGGCTGTCAGCTCGTTATTTTCACTACCGGACGCGGTACGCCTTTTGGCTCCTTTGTTCCGACGATGAAGGTATCGACCAACTCGCCGCTCTATAAGTCCAAACCGCACTGGATCGACTATAATGCCGGTTCGTTGGTGGAGGATGTCAGTATGGAAGATGCGCTCCGCAACTTTGTAGACTACATTGTCGATGTAGCCAGCGGAACCTGGGTAAACAACGAGAAAAACAATTTCAGGGAGCTTGCTATTTTTAAAAACGGCGTGACGTTGTAG
- a CDS encoding glucose-1-phosphate adenylyltransferase, with product MRKKEVVAMLLAGGQGKRLKGLTRTLAKPAVFFGGTYRIIDFPLSNCAHSGIDTVGVLTQYEPLVLHSYIGVGSDWDLDRLDGGVFVLPPHEKENGNNWYRGTADAIYRNLHFLDQYDPEHVLILSGDHIYKMDYSRMLDYHKKKGADCTISVINVTIQEAKRFGILNTDDDLKIYDFEEKPEQPKSTLASMGIYLFKWEVLRRYLLESASDSESSHDFGKDIIPMLLQHGRSLYAYPFAGYWKDVGTIQSLWEANMDLLAQDPPLDLNDPFWRIYTRSPNQPAQYITQRAILKNSIVNEGCMVDGEVRHSVLFYGVEVGGGSIITESVIMPNVKIGRNVRIHRAIVNENMIIDDNMVIGSENSPNEIILFDQECELHARI from the coding sequence ATGAGAAAGAAGGAAGTGGTGGCCATGCTGCTTGCCGGCGGACAGGGCAAAAGACTCAAAGGACTGACCCGGACACTTGCCAAACCGGCTGTATTTTTTGGAGGAACCTACCGCATCATTGATTTCCCCCTTAGTAATTGCGCCCACTCCGGTATCGACACGGTTGGCGTATTGACCCAGTACGAACCGTTGGTGCTCCATTCCTACATCGGCGTAGGCAGCGACTGGGATTTGGATCGCCTGGATGGTGGAGTTTTTGTGTTGCCTCCGCATGAAAAAGAAAACGGGAATAACTGGTATAGAGGTACAGCGGATGCGATTTACCGTAACCTGCATTTTTTGGATCAATATGACCCGGAGCATGTACTGATCTTGTCAGGCGATCACATCTATAAAATGGACTACAGTCGCATGCTCGACTATCACAAGAAAAAGGGAGCAGACTGCACGATTTCTGTCATCAACGTCACGATTCAGGAAGCCAAACGGTTCGGGATCCTGAACACGGATGATGACCTGAAAATATACGACTTTGAGGAGAAGCCGGAACAGCCGAAAAGTACACTGGCCTCGATGGGCATTTATTTATTCAAATGGGAGGTACTGCGTCGCTATCTGCTGGAGAGCGCAAGCGACTCTGAGTCCTCGCATGATTTTGGCAAGGACATCATTCCGATGCTGCTCCAGCATGGACGGTCGCTGTATGCTTATCCGTTTGCCGGGTACTGGAAGGATGTGGGCACGATTCAAAGCTTGTGGGAGGCTAACATGGATTTACTGGCTCAGGACCCGCCATTGGATTTGAATGACCCTTTCTGGCGTATCTATACCCGCAGTCCCAATCAACCGGCTCAGTACATCACCCAACGAGCAATCCTGAAAAACAGCATCGTCAATGAGGGCTGCATGGTGGACGGAGAAGTAAGGCATTCCGTGCTATTTTATGGAGTCGAAGTGGGCGGAGGCAGCATTATTACCGAATCCGTCATCATGCCGAATGTAAAAATTGGACGCAATGTTCGTATTCATCGAGCTATCGTGAACGAAAACATGATTATTGATGACAATATGGTCATCGGATCTGAGAATAGCCCGAATGAGATTATTTTGTTCGATCAGGAATGCGAGCTTCATGCACGAATATAA